In Sutterella faecalis, a genomic segment contains:
- a CDS encoding inorganic phosphate transporter — protein MDSYYLVMLAFLGVIAIIDLFVGVSNDAVNFLNSALGCRIAKFRTTMWVATAGVLLGATFSSGMMEIARSGVFNPQMFSFAEIMVIFFAVMVADVILLDAFNTLGLPTSTTVSIVFELLGSAIAAACFKLVADGASLTEVADYINNSKALTIISGILVSVVVAFVSGAVIQYIARLIFSFRFEGAYRKVGGVYAGLAITAIIYFLVMKGAKGASFMRPEWIDWINANTTVILATLFIGLTIVFQAFISLFNINVFKIIILAGTFSLAFAFAGNDLVNFVGVPLAAYDAYREWAASGVSDGAFMMGGLLKPSTAPTAFLLFSGLVMVLTLWFSKKAHRVIQTSINLSSAQSGEQEQFGASLPGRMIVRASMTLGSVIHQIMPGTLSRALASRFEPAPVAEGTQPLPFDYVRASINLVLSAILIASATSLKLPLSTTYVTFMVAMGSSFADGAWDRETAVYRISGVLTVISGWFITALCASTLAGIVATLVFFGGEIMAVILGLAAIALLVRSNIRATLSDDSLVNQSNVRYDAPTIRTMIDEKAPENLRRSIELCRSILDGLLSDRESALRSAKSDASEFFDDLSAARGIYYRMALSDKKPSEADFDARYCYFRAFTNMREVGRSLQGLAKLALDHVANRHRVYEGRLADDLRTLVGLLEAMSKSENGNPDIAVFHANAQKALQAIDRLQSELLRAIPAEGISIRGSELYLTFLLFARELINHYEITAMIQTKVNALAQEP, from the coding sequence ATGGACAGCTACTATCTCGTGATGCTCGCCTTCCTCGGCGTCATCGCAATCATCGACCTCTTCGTCGGCGTCTCGAACGATGCCGTGAACTTTCTTAATTCCGCGCTCGGCTGCCGGATTGCCAAATTCCGCACGACGATGTGGGTGGCGACGGCAGGCGTGCTTTTGGGCGCCACCTTTTCGTCCGGCATGATGGAGATTGCGCGCTCGGGCGTCTTCAATCCGCAGATGTTCAGCTTTGCGGAAATCATGGTGATCTTCTTCGCCGTCATGGTGGCGGACGTGATTCTGCTTGACGCCTTCAATACGCTCGGGCTTCCCACGTCGACCACCGTTTCGATCGTCTTTGAGCTCCTCGGTTCCGCAATCGCCGCGGCCTGCTTCAAGCTCGTCGCCGACGGGGCGTCCCTCACCGAAGTCGCCGACTACATCAACAACTCCAAGGCGCTCACGATCATCTCGGGCATTCTGGTCTCCGTGGTGGTCGCCTTCGTTTCGGGCGCCGTCATTCAGTACATTGCCCGCCTGATCTTCTCCTTCCGATTTGAAGGCGCCTACCGCAAGGTGGGCGGGGTCTACGCGGGCCTTGCGATCACGGCGATCATCTACTTCCTCGTCATGAAGGGCGCGAAGGGCGCTTCCTTCATGCGACCCGAATGGATCGACTGGATCAACGCCAATACGACCGTCATCCTCGCGACCCTCTTCATCGGGCTCACGATTGTCTTCCAGGCGTTCATCAGCCTCTTCAACATCAACGTCTTCAAAATCATCATTCTTGCGGGCACCTTTTCGCTCGCCTTCGCTTTTGCCGGGAACGACCTCGTGAACTTCGTGGGCGTCCCGCTTGCCGCCTACGATGCCTACCGCGAATGGGCGGCCTCGGGCGTTTCCGACGGCGCCTTCATGATGGGCGGGCTCCTGAAGCCCTCCACTGCTCCGACGGCCTTCCTCCTCTTCTCGGGCCTCGTGATGGTGCTCACCCTCTGGTTCTCGAAGAAGGCGCACCGCGTCATTCAGACCTCCATCAACCTTTCTTCCGCGCAGTCGGGCGAACAGGAGCAGTTCGGCGCATCGCTGCCCGGCCGGATGATCGTGCGCGCCTCGATGACGCTCGGAAGCGTCATTCACCAGATCATGCCGGGGACGCTCTCCCGCGCGCTCGCAAGCCGCTTTGAGCCTGCGCCCGTTGCGGAAGGGACGCAGCCCCTTCCTTTCGACTACGTCCGCGCTTCGATCAACCTCGTCCTCTCGGCGATTCTGATTGCCTCAGCCACGTCCCTCAAGCTCCCGCTTTCGACCACCTACGTCACCTTCATGGTCGCGATGGGCTCGTCCTTTGCCGACGGCGCCTGGGACCGCGAAACCGCCGTCTACCGCATTTCGGGCGTCCTCACGGTGATTTCGGGCTGGTTCATCACGGCCCTCTGCGCGAGCACGCTCGCCGGCATCGTCGCGACCCTCGTCTTCTTCGGCGGCGAAATCATGGCGGTGATCCTCGGACTCGCGGCGATTGCGCTTCTCGTACGCTCGAACATCAGGGCGACCCTCTCGGACGACTCGCTCGTCAATCAGAGCAACGTCCGCTACGATGCCCCGACCATCCGCACCATGATCGATGAGAAGGCGCCGGAAAATCTCCGCCGCTCGATCGAACTCTGCCGCTCGATCCTCGACGGCCTCCTCTCCGACCGCGAATCGGCCTTGAGAAGCGCCAAGTCGGATGCCTCGGAATTCTTCGACGACCTCTCGGCCGCCCGCGGCATCTACTACCGCATGGCGCTCTCCGACAAGAAGCCCTCTGAAGCCGATTTCGATGCCCGCTACTGCTACTTCCGCGCGTTCACGAACATGCGTGAAGTCGGCCGTTCGCTCCAGGGCCTCGCGAAGCTCGCCCTCGACCATGTCGCGAACCGACACCGCGTGTATGAGGGGCGCCTCGCCGACGACCTGAGAACGCTCGTAGGCCTCCTTGAAGCCATGAGCAAATCTGAGAACGGCAATCCCGACATCGCGGTCTTCCACGCGAATGCCCAGAAGGCGCTTCAGGCCATCGACCGCCTCCAGAGCGAGCTCCTTCGCGCCATTCCGGCCGAAGGCATCTCGATCAGAGGGTCCGAGCTCTACCTCACCTTCCTCCTTTTCGCACGCGAACTCATCAACCACTATGAGATCACGGCGATGATCCAGACGAAGGTCAACGCGCTCGCTCAAGAACCCTAA